From one Solea solea chromosome 15, fSolSol10.1, whole genome shotgun sequence genomic stretch:
- the nolc1 gene encoding nucleolar and coiled-body phosphoprotein 1 isoform X2 has translation MAEKTSVPSDLYKCVYSFLRDNKFAKAAAQFLKQTKVTPQDENEENLVNIFNFWVKSPEAKKRKAPSNDGAASASSSKKAKTTTESSSSDDSSSEDEGAVAKPTKTATAATKVPAKAAAAAKAASSSSEDSSDSEEENKAPAKAPVKQVAPTPAAGSKRKKDSSSSSEESDSDDAQPAKAPVSKAKPGAVTESKPSAPAKGAAGKKKQESSSSEDSSSDSEDDKPAKAPVKAAPGIAAPVKAAPVKAAAAESSSEDSSSEDEAPPSKKNKPGAYSAVPPPASIQKAPAKPAASKANPTVAKAAAKKQESSSDSSSDEEEAKKPPAKVTPAKPVPAKAAPAKKDDSNEDSSSSEDEEEAKKPAAKVTPAKKVTAKPAPAKTTPAKKDESSSSDSSSEDEAPLKPATKTAAPAKPPAASKPPSKVVESSSDSSSDEEEPAKAKPAAKPAAKPATPASKPATPAAKPAPAAKSSSDSDSSSEDEEPVKSKPATPASKPATPAAKPAVAAESSSDSSSEDEEPTVKAKPVAAAKPATPAKKSVTPTAKPAAAAESSSDSSSEDEVPKVKAKPVAAAKPATPTSKPATPAAKPAAESSSDSSSEDEEPPVKAKPVTAAAKSATPAKKAAAAKPAAESSSDSSSEDEEPPVKAKPVAAAAKPATPAKKAAAAKPAAESSSDSSSEDEEPTVKAKPVAAAKPATPTSKPGTPAAKPAAESSSDSSSEDEEPPVKAKPVAAAAKPATPAKKAATPAKKAAAAKPAAESSSDSSSEDEEPPVKAKPVAAAAKPATPAKKAATPAKKAAAAKPAAESSSDSSSEDEEPPVKSKPVAAAKPATPTSKPATPAAKPAAESSSDSSSEDEEPSVKAKPGAAAKPATPAKKSATPAKKPATPASKPATPAAKPAAESSSDSDSSDDEEPPVKAKPVAAAKPATTAKKPATPASKPAAAESSSDSDSSASENEATKPAAKKQAPAKAVVQKPAAAKTPAESSDDSSSDEEEPKKVAPPPKPTPTKAAAAPAKKAKESSSESSDSSDSETKVTPAKPAVTNGKAATPKTTSAAAKTLAKKGESSSDSSSEEEEEAKSTKVTKAQKPAPKAKTTPAAKAKESSSSSESSSDEEKAPQKAATAPTTPTENGTNGKRKRDEESSESEEEETEVVTPKNKKAATTPQTFPKANKKSSNVPFRRIREEDVDLDPRLADNSFHAKFGARGDWGEKANDVLKFTKGKSFRHEKTKKKRGSYRGGAISTTVNSIKFDSD, from the exons ATGGCGGAGAAAACCTCAGTGCCGAGTGATCTTTACAAATGCGTGTATTCATTCCTGCGGGATAACAAGTTCGCCAAGGCGGCGGCGCAGTTTCTGAAGCAGACCAAAGTG ACTCCACAAGATGAGAACGAAGAAAACCTCGTTAACATCTTCAACTTCTGGGTGAA GTCTCCTGAGGCCAAGAAAAGGAAAGCGCCTTCTAATGATGGAGCTGCAAGCGCTTCCTCATCCAAGAAAGCGAAAACCACAACAGAGAGCTCCAGTAGTGATGACTCAAGCAGCGAGGATGAAGGAGCTGTTGCAAAACCAACGAAGACAGCCACTGCAG CTACTAAGGTCCCTGctaaagcagctgcagctgctaaAGCTGCATCCAGCAGCAGTGAAGACTCCAGTGActctgaggaggaaaacaaggCTCCTGCAAAG GCTCCAGTGAAGCAGGTCGCTCCCACTCCTGCTGCaggaagcaaaagaaaaaaggacagcagctccagcagtgAAGAATCTGACTCTGATGATGCACAGCCTGCAAAAGCCCCTGTGTCAA AAGCCAAACCAGGGGCAGTGACAGAATCCAAACCATCTGCTCCTGCTAAAGGTGccgcagggaaaaaaaagcaggagtCCAGCAGCAGTGAAGATAGTTCCTCTGACTCTGAAGATGACAAACCAGCTAAG GCTCCAGTCAAAGCTGCTCCAGGCATAGCCGCTCCAGTCAAAGCTGCTCCAGTCAAAGCCGCTGCAGCTGAATCGAGCAGTGAAGACTCTTCATCTGAAGATGAGGCTCCtcccagcaaaaaaaacaaacctg GAGCGTACAGTGCGGTTCCACCTCCTGCTTCAATCCAGAAAGCACCAGCTAAACCAGCAGCAAGCAAGGCCAACCCCACTGTGGCCAAAGCCGCTGCAAAGAAGCAGGAATCAAGCTCAG ATTCAAGCTCCGATGAAGAGGAGGCAAAGAAGCCACCAGCCAAAGTCACCCCAGCTAAACCTGTACCTGCTAAGGCTGCACCTGCTAAAAAGGACGATTCAAATGAAGATTCATCAAGTtcagaggatgaagaggaggcaaAGAAACCTGCAGCAAAGGTGACCCCAGCAAAGAAGGTCACAGCTAAACCTGCACCTGCCAAGACCACCCCAGCTAAAAAAGACGAGTCCTCAAGCTCAG ACAGCAGCTCTGAAGATGAGGCTCCTTTGAAGCCTGCCACTAAAACTGCAGCCCCAGCAAAACCTCCTGCTGCATCCAAACCCCCAAGCAAGGTGGTAGAGAGCAGCTCGGATTCCTCCTCTGATGAGGAAGAGCCAGCTAAAGCCAAGCCAGCAGCCAAACCAGCTGCCAAGCCAGCCACCCCAGCTTCAAAGCCTGCTACACCTGCAGCAAAGCCTGCTCCTGCAGCAAAGAGCAGTTCTGACTCCGACTCATCCTCTGAGGATGAAGAACCAGTCAAGTCTAAACCTGCAACCCCAGCTTCAAAGCCTGCTACACCTGCAGCAAAGCCTGCTGTAGCAGCAGAGAGTAGCTCAGACTCTTCTTCTGAGGATGAAGAACCAACAGTAAAAGCCAAGCCAGTAGCAGCTGCTAAACCTGCTACCCCGGCCAAGAAGTCTGTTACACCTACAGCAAagcctgctgctgcagcagaaagcAGCTCAGACTCATCTTCTGAGGATGAAGTACCAAAAGTGAAAGCCAAGCCAGTAGCAGCTGCTAAACCTGCTACCCCAACTTCAAAACCTGCTACACCTGCAGCAAAgccagcagcagagagcagctcagACTCATCTTCTGAGGATGAAGAACCACCAGTGAAAGCCAAgccagtaacagcagcagctaaatCTGCTACCCCGGCCAAGAAGGCTGCTGCAGCAAAgccagcagcagagagcagctcagACTCATCTTCTGAGGATGAAGAACCACCAGTGAAAGCCAAGCCAGTAGCTGCTGCAGCTAAACCTGCTACCCCGGCCAAGAAGGCTGCTGCAGCAAAGCCAGCAGCAGAAAGCAGCTCAGACTCATCTTCTGAGGATGAAGAACCAACAGTGAAAGCCAAGCCAGTAGCAGCTGCTAAACCTGCTACCCCAACTTCAAAACCTGGTACACCTGCAGCAAAgccagcagcagagagcagctcagACTCATCTTCTGAGGATGAAGAACCACCAGTGAAAGCCAAGCCAGTAGCAGCTGCAGCTAAACCTGCTACCCCGGCCAAGAAGGCTGCTACCCCGGCCAAGAAGGCTGCTGCAGCAAAgccagcagcagagagcagctcagACTCATCTTCTGAGGATGAAGAACCACCAGTGAAAGCCAAGCCAGTAGCAGCTGCAGCTAAACCTGCTACCCCGGCCAAGAAGGCTGCTACCCCGGCCAAGAAGGCTGCTGCAGCAAAgccagcagcagagagcagctcagACTCATCTTCTGAGGATGAAGAACCACCAGTGAAATCCAAGCCAGTAGCAGCTGCTAAACCTGCTACCCCAACTTCAAAACCTGCTACACCTGCAGCAAAgccagcagcagagagcagctcagACTCATCTTCTGAGGATGAAGAACCATCAGTGAAAGCCAAgccaggagcagcagctaaaccTGCTACCCCGGCCAAGAAGTCTGCTACCCCTGCTAAGAAGCCTGCTACCCCAGCTTCAAAACCTGCTACACCTGCAGCAAAGcctgcagcagagagcagctcagATTCTGACTCTTCTGACGATGAAGAACCACCAGTGAAAGCTAAGCCAGTAGCAGCGGCTAAACCTGCTACCACAGCAAAAAAGCCTGCTACGCCTGCATCAaagcctgcagcagcagagagcagctcagATTCTGACAGCTCAGCCTCTGAGAATGAGGCCACCAAACCTGCAGCCAAGAAGCAAGCTCCAGCTAAAGCAGTGGTCCagaaacctgctgctgctaagACTCCTGCTGAATCCAGTGATGACAGCTCCAGTGATGAGGAAGAACCCAAGAAGGTAGCACCGCCACCCAAACCCACACccacaaaggctgctgctgctccagcaaAGAAGGCCAAAGAGAGCAGCTCTGAATCTTCAGATAGCTCTGACTCCGAGACCAAGGTCACCCCTGCTAAACCTGCAGTCACAAACGGCAAAGCAGCAACACCCAAGACAACCAGTGCAGCAGCCAAGACTCTGGCAAAAAAAGGAGAATCGTCCAGTGACAGTagctctgaggaggaggaagaggccaAAAGTACAAAAGTGACAAAGGCTCAAAAACCTGCTCCAAAAGCAAAGACAACTCCAGCAGCTAAAGCCAaagagagcagcagctcctcagaaaGTTCATCAGACGAGGAGAAAGCACCCCAAAaagcagccacagcgcccaccACTCCCACTGAAAACG GTACCAACGGAAAGAGAAAAAGGGATGAAGAATCTTCAgaaagtgaagaggaagagacGGAGGTCGTgacaccaaaaaacaaaaaggcagcAACTACGCCTCAGACTTTCCCTAAAGCCAACAAAAAG TCTTCCAACGTACCTTTCCGTAGAATAAGAGAGGAGGACGTTGATTTGGATCCCCGTCTTGCAGACAACTCCTTTCACGCAAAG TTTGGAGCCAGAGGGGACTGGGGAGAGAAAGCAAACGATGTGCTCAAGTTCACAAAAGGCAAGTCATTCCGCCACgagaagacaaaaaagaagaggGGAAGCTACCGCGGCGGTGCCATCTCCACCACGGTCAACTCTATTAAGTTTGACAGTGATTGA
- the nolc1 gene encoding nucleolar and coiled-body phosphoprotein 1 isoform X1 codes for MAEKTSVPSDLYKCVYSFLRDNKFAKAAAQFLKQTKVTPQDENEENLVNIFNFWVKSPEAKKRKAPSNDGAASASSSKKAKTTTESSSSDDSSSEDEGAVAKPTKTATAAATKVPAKAAAAAKAASSSSEDSSDSEEENKAPAKAPVKQVAPTPAAGSKRKKDSSSSSEESDSDDAQPAKAPVSKAKPGAVTESKPSAPAKGAAGKKKQESSSSEDSSSDSEDDKPAKAPVKAAPGIAAPVKAAPVKAAAAESSSEDSSSEDEAPPSKKNKPGAYSAVPPPASIQKAPAKPAASKANPTVAKAAAKKQESSSDSSSDEEEAKKPPAKVTPAKPVPAKAAPAKKDDSNEDSSSSEDEEEAKKPAAKVTPAKKVTAKPAPAKTTPAKKDESSSSDSSSEDEAPLKPATKTAAPAKPPAASKPPSKVVESSSDSSSDEEEPAKAKPAAKPAAKPATPASKPATPAAKPAPAAKSSSDSDSSSEDEEPVKSKPATPASKPATPAAKPAVAAESSSDSSSEDEEPTVKAKPVAAAKPATPAKKSVTPTAKPAAAAESSSDSSSEDEVPKVKAKPVAAAKPATPTSKPATPAAKPAAESSSDSSSEDEEPPVKAKPVTAAAKSATPAKKAAAAKPAAESSSDSSSEDEEPPVKAKPVAAAAKPATPAKKAAAAKPAAESSSDSSSEDEEPTVKAKPVAAAKPATPTSKPGTPAAKPAAESSSDSSSEDEEPPVKAKPVAAAAKPATPAKKAATPAKKAAAAKPAAESSSDSSSEDEEPPVKAKPVAAAAKPATPAKKAATPAKKAAAAKPAAESSSDSSSEDEEPPVKSKPVAAAKPATPTSKPATPAAKPAAESSSDSSSEDEEPSVKAKPGAAAKPATPAKKSATPAKKPATPASKPATPAAKPAAESSSDSDSSDDEEPPVKAKPVAAAKPATTAKKPATPASKPAAAESSSDSDSSASENEATKPAAKKQAPAKAVVQKPAAAKTPAESSDDSSSDEEEPKKVAPPPKPTPTKAAAAPAKKAKESSSESSDSSDSETKVTPAKPAVTNGKAATPKTTSAAAKTLAKKGESSSDSSSEEEEEAKSTKVTKAQKPAPKAKTTPAAKAKESSSSSESSSDEEKAPQKAATAPTTPTENGTNGKRKRDEESSESEEEETEVVTPKNKKAATTPQTFPKANKKSSNVPFRRIREEDVDLDPRLADNSFHAKFGARGDWGEKANDVLKFTKGKSFRHEKTKKKRGSYRGGAISTTVNSIKFDSD; via the exons ATGGCGGAGAAAACCTCAGTGCCGAGTGATCTTTACAAATGCGTGTATTCATTCCTGCGGGATAACAAGTTCGCCAAGGCGGCGGCGCAGTTTCTGAAGCAGACCAAAGTG ACTCCACAAGATGAGAACGAAGAAAACCTCGTTAACATCTTCAACTTCTGGGTGAA GTCTCCTGAGGCCAAGAAAAGGAAAGCGCCTTCTAATGATGGAGCTGCAAGCGCTTCCTCATCCAAGAAAGCGAAAACCACAACAGAGAGCTCCAGTAGTGATGACTCAAGCAGCGAGGATGAAGGAGCTGTTGCAAAACCAACGAAGACAGCCACTGCAG CAGCTACTAAGGTCCCTGctaaagcagctgcagctgctaaAGCTGCATCCAGCAGCAGTGAAGACTCCAGTGActctgaggaggaaaacaaggCTCCTGCAAAG GCTCCAGTGAAGCAGGTCGCTCCCACTCCTGCTGCaggaagcaaaagaaaaaaggacagcagctccagcagtgAAGAATCTGACTCTGATGATGCACAGCCTGCAAAAGCCCCTGTGTCAA AAGCCAAACCAGGGGCAGTGACAGAATCCAAACCATCTGCTCCTGCTAAAGGTGccgcagggaaaaaaaagcaggagtCCAGCAGCAGTGAAGATAGTTCCTCTGACTCTGAAGATGACAAACCAGCTAAG GCTCCAGTCAAAGCTGCTCCAGGCATAGCCGCTCCAGTCAAAGCTGCTCCAGTCAAAGCCGCTGCAGCTGAATCGAGCAGTGAAGACTCTTCATCTGAAGATGAGGCTCCtcccagcaaaaaaaacaaacctg GAGCGTACAGTGCGGTTCCACCTCCTGCTTCAATCCAGAAAGCACCAGCTAAACCAGCAGCAAGCAAGGCCAACCCCACTGTGGCCAAAGCCGCTGCAAAGAAGCAGGAATCAAGCTCAG ATTCAAGCTCCGATGAAGAGGAGGCAAAGAAGCCACCAGCCAAAGTCACCCCAGCTAAACCTGTACCTGCTAAGGCTGCACCTGCTAAAAAGGACGATTCAAATGAAGATTCATCAAGTtcagaggatgaagaggaggcaaAGAAACCTGCAGCAAAGGTGACCCCAGCAAAGAAGGTCACAGCTAAACCTGCACCTGCCAAGACCACCCCAGCTAAAAAAGACGAGTCCTCAAGCTCAG ACAGCAGCTCTGAAGATGAGGCTCCTTTGAAGCCTGCCACTAAAACTGCAGCCCCAGCAAAACCTCCTGCTGCATCCAAACCCCCAAGCAAGGTGGTAGAGAGCAGCTCGGATTCCTCCTCTGATGAGGAAGAGCCAGCTAAAGCCAAGCCAGCAGCCAAACCAGCTGCCAAGCCAGCCACCCCAGCTTCAAAGCCTGCTACACCTGCAGCAAAGCCTGCTCCTGCAGCAAAGAGCAGTTCTGACTCCGACTCATCCTCTGAGGATGAAGAACCAGTCAAGTCTAAACCTGCAACCCCAGCTTCAAAGCCTGCTACACCTGCAGCAAAGCCTGCTGTAGCAGCAGAGAGTAGCTCAGACTCTTCTTCTGAGGATGAAGAACCAACAGTAAAAGCCAAGCCAGTAGCAGCTGCTAAACCTGCTACCCCGGCCAAGAAGTCTGTTACACCTACAGCAAagcctgctgctgcagcagaaagcAGCTCAGACTCATCTTCTGAGGATGAAGTACCAAAAGTGAAAGCCAAGCCAGTAGCAGCTGCTAAACCTGCTACCCCAACTTCAAAACCTGCTACACCTGCAGCAAAgccagcagcagagagcagctcagACTCATCTTCTGAGGATGAAGAACCACCAGTGAAAGCCAAgccagtaacagcagcagctaaatCTGCTACCCCGGCCAAGAAGGCTGCTGCAGCAAAgccagcagcagagagcagctcagACTCATCTTCTGAGGATGAAGAACCACCAGTGAAAGCCAAGCCAGTAGCTGCTGCAGCTAAACCTGCTACCCCGGCCAAGAAGGCTGCTGCAGCAAAGCCAGCAGCAGAAAGCAGCTCAGACTCATCTTCTGAGGATGAAGAACCAACAGTGAAAGCCAAGCCAGTAGCAGCTGCTAAACCTGCTACCCCAACTTCAAAACCTGGTACACCTGCAGCAAAgccagcagcagagagcagctcagACTCATCTTCTGAGGATGAAGAACCACCAGTGAAAGCCAAGCCAGTAGCAGCTGCAGCTAAACCTGCTACCCCGGCCAAGAAGGCTGCTACCCCGGCCAAGAAGGCTGCTGCAGCAAAgccagcagcagagagcagctcagACTCATCTTCTGAGGATGAAGAACCACCAGTGAAAGCCAAGCCAGTAGCAGCTGCAGCTAAACCTGCTACCCCGGCCAAGAAGGCTGCTACCCCGGCCAAGAAGGCTGCTGCAGCAAAgccagcagcagagagcagctcagACTCATCTTCTGAGGATGAAGAACCACCAGTGAAATCCAAGCCAGTAGCAGCTGCTAAACCTGCTACCCCAACTTCAAAACCTGCTACACCTGCAGCAAAgccagcagcagagagcagctcagACTCATCTTCTGAGGATGAAGAACCATCAGTGAAAGCCAAgccaggagcagcagctaaaccTGCTACCCCGGCCAAGAAGTCTGCTACCCCTGCTAAGAAGCCTGCTACCCCAGCTTCAAAACCTGCTACACCTGCAGCAAAGcctgcagcagagagcagctcagATTCTGACTCTTCTGACGATGAAGAACCACCAGTGAAAGCTAAGCCAGTAGCAGCGGCTAAACCTGCTACCACAGCAAAAAAGCCTGCTACGCCTGCATCAaagcctgcagcagcagagagcagctcagATTCTGACAGCTCAGCCTCTGAGAATGAGGCCACCAAACCTGCAGCCAAGAAGCAAGCTCCAGCTAAAGCAGTGGTCCagaaacctgctgctgctaagACTCCTGCTGAATCCAGTGATGACAGCTCCAGTGATGAGGAAGAACCCAAGAAGGTAGCACCGCCACCCAAACCCACACccacaaaggctgctgctgctccagcaaAGAAGGCCAAAGAGAGCAGCTCTGAATCTTCAGATAGCTCTGACTCCGAGACCAAGGTCACCCCTGCTAAACCTGCAGTCACAAACGGCAAAGCAGCAACACCCAAGACAACCAGTGCAGCAGCCAAGACTCTGGCAAAAAAAGGAGAATCGTCCAGTGACAGTagctctgaggaggaggaagaggccaAAAGTACAAAAGTGACAAAGGCTCAAAAACCTGCTCCAAAAGCAAAGACAACTCCAGCAGCTAAAGCCAaagagagcagcagctcctcagaaaGTTCATCAGACGAGGAGAAAGCACCCCAAAaagcagccacagcgcccaccACTCCCACTGAAAACG GTACCAACGGAAAGAGAAAAAGGGATGAAGAATCTTCAgaaagtgaagaggaagagacGGAGGTCGTgacaccaaaaaacaaaaaggcagcAACTACGCCTCAGACTTTCCCTAAAGCCAACAAAAAG TCTTCCAACGTACCTTTCCGTAGAATAAGAGAGGAGGACGTTGATTTGGATCCCCGTCTTGCAGACAACTCCTTTCACGCAAAG TTTGGAGCCAGAGGGGACTGGGGAGAGAAAGCAAACGATGTGCTCAAGTTCACAAAAGGCAAGTCATTCCGCCACgagaagacaaaaaagaagaggGGAAGCTACCGCGGCGGTGCCATCTCCACCACGGTCAACTCTATTAAGTTTGACAGTGATTGA
- the nolc1 gene encoding nucleolar and coiled-body phosphoprotein 1 isoform X3, translated as MAEKTSVPSDLYKCVYSFLRDNKFAKAAAQFLKQTKVTPQDENEENLVNIFNFWVKSPEAKKRKAPSNDGAASASSSKKAKTTTESSSSDDSSSEDEGAVAKPTKTATAAATKVPAKAAAAAKAASSSSEDSSDSEEENKAPAKAPVKQVAPTPAAGSKRKKDSSSSSEESDSDDAQPAKAPVSKAKPGAVTESKPSAPAKGAAGKKKQESSSSEDSSSDSEDDKPAKAPVKAAPGIAAPVKAAPVKAAAAESSSEDSSSEDEAPPSKKNKPGAYSAVPPPASIQKAPAKPAASKANPTVAKAAAKKQESSSDSSSDEEEAKKPPAKVTPAKPVPAKAAPAKKDDSNEDSSSSEDEEEAKKPAAKVTPAKKVTAKPAPAKTTPAKKDESSSSDSSSEDEAPLKPATKTAAPAKPPAASKPPSKVVESSSDSSSDEEEPAKAKPAAKPAAKPATPASKPATPAAKPAPAAKSSSDSDSSSEDEEPVKSKPATPASKPATPAAKPAVAAESSSDSSSEDEEPTVKAKPVAAAKPATPAKKSVTPTAKPAAAAESSSDSSSEDEVPKVKAKPVAAAKPATPTSKPATPAAKPAAESSSDSSSEDEEPPVKAKPVTAAAKSATPAKKAAAAKPAAESSSDSSSEDEEPPVKAKPVAAAAKPATPAKKAAAAKPAAESSSDSSSEDEEPTVKAKPVAAAKPATPTSKPGTPAAKPAAESSSDSSSEDEEPPVKAKPVAAAAKPATPAKKAATPAKKAAAAKPAAESSSDSSSEDEEPPVKAKPVAAAAKPATPAKKAATPAKKAAAAKPAAESSSDSSSEDEEPPVKSKPVAAAKPATPTSKPATPAAKPAAESSSDSSSEDEEPSVKAKPGAAAKPATPAKKSATPAKKPATPASKPATPAAKPAAESSSDSDSSDDEEPPVKAKPVAAAKPATTAKKPATPASKPAAAESSSDSDSSASENEATKPAAKKQAPAKAVVQKPAAAKTPAESSDDSSSDEEEPKKVAPPPKPTPTKAAAAPAKKAKESSSESSDSSDSETKVTPAKPAVTNGKAATPKTTSAAAKTLAKKGESSSDSSSEEEEEAKSTKVTKAQKPAPKAKTTPAAKAKESSSSSESSSDEEKAPQKAATAPTTPTENGTNGKRKRDEESSESEEEETEVVTPKNKKAATTPQTFPKANKKNKRGGR; from the exons ATGGCGGAGAAAACCTCAGTGCCGAGTGATCTTTACAAATGCGTGTATTCATTCCTGCGGGATAACAAGTTCGCCAAGGCGGCGGCGCAGTTTCTGAAGCAGACCAAAGTG ACTCCACAAGATGAGAACGAAGAAAACCTCGTTAACATCTTCAACTTCTGGGTGAA GTCTCCTGAGGCCAAGAAAAGGAAAGCGCCTTCTAATGATGGAGCTGCAAGCGCTTCCTCATCCAAGAAAGCGAAAACCACAACAGAGAGCTCCAGTAGTGATGACTCAAGCAGCGAGGATGAAGGAGCTGTTGCAAAACCAACGAAGACAGCCACTGCAG CAGCTACTAAGGTCCCTGctaaagcagctgcagctgctaaAGCTGCATCCAGCAGCAGTGAAGACTCCAGTGActctgaggaggaaaacaaggCTCCTGCAAAG GCTCCAGTGAAGCAGGTCGCTCCCACTCCTGCTGCaggaagcaaaagaaaaaaggacagcagctccagcagtgAAGAATCTGACTCTGATGATGCACAGCCTGCAAAAGCCCCTGTGTCAA AAGCCAAACCAGGGGCAGTGACAGAATCCAAACCATCTGCTCCTGCTAAAGGTGccgcagggaaaaaaaagcaggagtCCAGCAGCAGTGAAGATAGTTCCTCTGACTCTGAAGATGACAAACCAGCTAAG GCTCCAGTCAAAGCTGCTCCAGGCATAGCCGCTCCAGTCAAAGCTGCTCCAGTCAAAGCCGCTGCAGCTGAATCGAGCAGTGAAGACTCTTCATCTGAAGATGAGGCTCCtcccagcaaaaaaaacaaacctg GAGCGTACAGTGCGGTTCCACCTCCTGCTTCAATCCAGAAAGCACCAGCTAAACCAGCAGCAAGCAAGGCCAACCCCACTGTGGCCAAAGCCGCTGCAAAGAAGCAGGAATCAAGCTCAG ATTCAAGCTCCGATGAAGAGGAGGCAAAGAAGCCACCAGCCAAAGTCACCCCAGCTAAACCTGTACCTGCTAAGGCTGCACCTGCTAAAAAGGACGATTCAAATGAAGATTCATCAAGTtcagaggatgaagaggaggcaaAGAAACCTGCAGCAAAGGTGACCCCAGCAAAGAAGGTCACAGCTAAACCTGCACCTGCCAAGACCACCCCAGCTAAAAAAGACGAGTCCTCAAGCTCAG ACAGCAGCTCTGAAGATGAGGCTCCTTTGAAGCCTGCCACTAAAACTGCAGCCCCAGCAAAACCTCCTGCTGCATCCAAACCCCCAAGCAAGGTGGTAGAGAGCAGCTCGGATTCCTCCTCTGATGAGGAAGAGCCAGCTAAAGCCAAGCCAGCAGCCAAACCAGCTGCCAAGCCAGCCACCCCAGCTTCAAAGCCTGCTACACCTGCAGCAAAGCCTGCTCCTGCAGCAAAGAGCAGTTCTGACTCCGACTCATCCTCTGAGGATGAAGAACCAGTCAAGTCTAAACCTGCAACCCCAGCTTCAAAGCCTGCTACACCTGCAGCAAAGCCTGCTGTAGCAGCAGAGAGTAGCTCAGACTCTTCTTCTGAGGATGAAGAACCAACAGTAAAAGCCAAGCCAGTAGCAGCTGCTAAACCTGCTACCCCGGCCAAGAAGTCTGTTACACCTACAGCAAagcctgctgctgcagcagaaagcAGCTCAGACTCATCTTCTGAGGATGAAGTACCAAAAGTGAAAGCCAAGCCAGTAGCAGCTGCTAAACCTGCTACCCCAACTTCAAAACCTGCTACACCTGCAGCAAAgccagcagcagagagcagctcagACTCATCTTCTGAGGATGAAGAACCACCAGTGAAAGCCAAgccagtaacagcagcagctaaatCTGCTACCCCGGCCAAGAAGGCTGCTGCAGCAAAgccagcagcagagagcagctcagACTCATCTTCTGAGGATGAAGAACCACCAGTGAAAGCCAAGCCAGTAGCTGCTGCAGCTAAACCTGCTACCCCGGCCAAGAAGGCTGCTGCAGCAAAGCCAGCAGCAGAAAGCAGCTCAGACTCATCTTCTGAGGATGAAGAACCAACAGTGAAAGCCAAGCCAGTAGCAGCTGCTAAACCTGCTACCCCAACTTCAAAACCTGGTACACCTGCAGCAAAgccagcagcagagagcagctcagACTCATCTTCTGAGGATGAAGAACCACCAGTGAAAGCCAAGCCAGTAGCAGCTGCAGCTAAACCTGCTACCCCGGCCAAGAAGGCTGCTACCCCGGCCAAGAAGGCTGCTGCAGCAAAgccagcagcagagagcagctcagACTCATCTTCTGAGGATGAAGAACCACCAGTGAAAGCCAAGCCAGTAGCAGCTGCAGCTAAACCTGCTACCCCGGCCAAGAAGGCTGCTACCCCGGCCAAGAAGGCTGCTGCAGCAAAgccagcagcagagagcagctcagACTCATCTTCTGAGGATGAAGAACCACCAGTGAAATCCAAGCCAGTAGCAGCTGCTAAACCTGCTACCCCAACTTCAAAACCTGCTACACCTGCAGCAAAgccagcagcagagagcagctcagACTCATCTTCTGAGGATGAAGAACCATCAGTGAAAGCCAAgccaggagcagcagctaaaccTGCTACCCCGGCCAAGAAGTCTGCTACCCCTGCTAAGAAGCCTGCTACCCCAGCTTCAAAACCTGCTACACCTGCAGCAAAGcctgcagcagagagcagctcagATTCTGACTCTTCTGACGATGAAGAACCACCAGTGAAAGCTAAGCCAGTAGCAGCGGCTAAACCTGCTACCACAGCAAAAAAGCCTGCTACGCCTGCATCAaagcctgcagcagcagagagcagctcagATTCTGACAGCTCAGCCTCTGAGAATGAGGCCACCAAACCTGCAGCCAAGAAGCAAGCTCCAGCTAAAGCAGTGGTCCagaaacctgctgctgctaagACTCCTGCTGAATCCAGTGATGACAGCTCCAGTGATGAGGAAGAACCCAAGAAGGTAGCACCGCCACCCAAACCCACACccacaaaggctgctgctgctccagcaaAGAAGGCCAAAGAGAGCAGCTCTGAATCTTCAGATAGCTCTGACTCCGAGACCAAGGTCACCCCTGCTAAACCTGCAGTCACAAACGGCAAAGCAGCAACACCCAAGACAACCAGTGCAGCAGCCAAGACTCTGGCAAAAAAAGGAGAATCGTCCAGTGACAGTagctctgaggaggaggaagaggccaAAAGTACAAAAGTGACAAAGGCTCAAAAACCTGCTCCAAAAGCAAAGACAACTCCAGCAGCTAAAGCCAaagagagcagcagctcctcagaaaGTTCATCAGACGAGGAGAAAGCACCCCAAAaagcagccacagcgcccaccACTCCCACTGAAAACG GTACCAACGGAAAGAGAAAAAGGGATGAAGAATCTTCAgaaagtgaagaggaagagacGGAGGTCGTgacaccaaaaaacaaaaaggcagcAACTACGCCTCAGACTTTCCCTAAAGCCAACAAAAAG AATAAGAGAGGAGGACGTTGA